The proteins below come from a single Miscanthus floridulus cultivar M001 chromosome 1, ASM1932011v1, whole genome shotgun sequence genomic window:
- the LOC136466008 gene encoding uncharacterized protein, producing MVAYCLQVHFHGDEILESSVKGLVVNSLAVEHLEIWEENGHMVGGFLEDQNDRSSEENWMFQRKTEIEVFGYRVFFPSISRDHPFLLPNLADELFAAPNSCIQPGGLCSSPPKIHLNASSGRPVPPRPLSLLHTTAPSLNLSPKIELGSVTAAADLLEQESEISCVEQLGGKTSLLVGLKAGRRRRPLFSASSKVGVRRETLHSSVPYQRRAFLSRNGDLARQHLHLRPLLISASSILACGAALPPTPGSASTAKLKWLPPQHLHALHLKAVWGYMARLSESIAARSASRDREWTREQTEVDEAMQLLREDGVPSTSDMFFFATDLFEDSVTRRVFKNLLTSEERMAWLTYQMNKNNK from the exons ATGGTGGCCTATTGTCTGCAGGTGCACTTTCACGGAGATGAAATCCTTGAAAGCTCggtgaaggggcttgtagtcaaCTCACTTGCTGTTGAACACCTTGAAATCTGGGAGGAGAATGGCCATATGGTGGGTGGATTCCTGGAGGACCAAAATGATCGAAGTTCTGAAGAGAATTGGATGTTCCAAAGGAAAACTGAGATTGAAGT GTTTGGCTACCGTGTTTTTTTTCCTTCCATCAGTCGAGACCACCCGTTTCTTTTGCCAAATCTGGCCGACGAATTGTTCGCCGCGCC TAACTCTTGTATACAGCCTGGTGGCCTCTGTTCGTCTCCCCCCAAGATCCATTTGAATGCTTCCTCGGGACGTCCGGTACCTCCTCGTCCCCTCTCCCTGCTGCATACCACGGCTCCCTCGCTAAATCTCTCTCCAAAAATCGAACTTGGCTCCGTCACCGCGGCCGCGGACCTGCTTGAGCAG GAATCTGAAATTTCATGTGTAGAACAATTAGGTGGAAAAACATCACTGTTGGTTGGTTTGAAGGctggccgccggcgccgcccacTGTTTTCAGCTTCCAGCAAGGTCGGCGTGAGGAGGGAGACTCTGCATTCATCCGTTCCCTACCAGCGGCGGGCGTTCCTGAGCAGGAACGGCGACCTCGCACGGCAGCACCTCCACCTCCGGCCTCTACTCATCTCGGCTTCCAGCATCCTCGCCTGCGGTGCTGCACTTCCGCCAACTCCGGGCTCCGCCTCTACG GCAAAGCTGAAATGGCTTCCTCCTCAACATCTTCATGCTCTCCACCTGAAGGCCGTATGGGGGTACATGGCCCGGTTGTCTGAGAGCATTGCTGCAAGGAGCGCATCACGGGATAGAGAGTGGACCCGTGAACAGACCGAGGTTGACGAAGCTATGCAACTTTTACGAGAAGATGGTGTGCCATCTACTTCAGACATGTTCTTCTTTGCAACGGATTTGTTCGAGGACTCAGTGACCCGGCGGGTGTTCAAGAATCTACTGACATCTGAAGAACGTATGGCTTGGCTGACATATCAAATGAACAAGAACAACAAGTAG